From the Psilocybe cubensis strain MGC-MH-2018 chromosome 6, whole genome shotgun sequence genome, the window GTGCATTAGAATAGGTATTCCCCGACTAATGAGGGATACCCGTAGACGGGCGATTTCGAGCTGGGTTTCAAACAGAAGATCTTCATTGGATTTATATGCTCGCATAATGTCGTCCATATAACAACGTAGCTCTGCCTGAACTTCTAGACACCTCTGTTCAGTGAGTTGAAATTGGTCAAGAGCCTTTTTAACGGCCTCTATGCCTTGATTCTAGAGGAAGGTGGATTAAAACATGAAAATAGACCTAAAACGAAGAACTCTGCCTCTTCGGGTATGCTAGGGAGGCGGCGACTTTGAGGTTGCGAAGCgttgttgctattggaaTGGTTCATGATAAAGATAGGCAACAAtttggtgtggtggtggtggcttaAGTTCAAGACGATCAACACATTACGAACCATTAGCACTGTTGATTGCCGAAATACACTTAAATAGAATGACATAAAACCCGTATATGTCTACAAGTCCGTGTTCGAGATACAAGTAATGCTGCACCCTACATATTTACAACTTTGACACCACGGGACGGGGGGAAGATTTGAATCAAAGATGTTGTCGGAAAAGTTGGGAATGTATCACCGCGTTTCATACGAGTAACGGGATATTTATGTACAACGCAAATATCCTTGTCTATTGATCGTATCCTGAATATAATCCCCATTGAATCGCCCTCAAGCGGTGTAACGAAGTCGTCCTTTTTTACAGgatgaattggaaacaaCACTGATTTCGGTAATGTCAGTGTACGTCCCAGTAATGCTAGGTGGGCAGTATCGTCGGTAAGGCTGAGAAGTTCCATCGCCACTTGATGGTCGCCCTTGGATTTGTCTACGACTTTTAATCGTAATCCTTTCAGCTTATCGTATTTCGTATCTAGCCAGTGAGCGACGGTTGAGGGTAGTTCTGCGATTTCCACCGCCGAGTGTACAGGTATTGCTGAATACGGATTCCATGCAGGAGACAGAAAACTTGCTACTGTGGACGGCATTGGAGTTGCTCCACCAGAAGGCCCGGGGTCTTGAGCGGAATTTATATGTTCTCGGTTGCTTGAAACAATGTCAGTAAGCACCTGACAGTCAACGAATCAAGTGAAACCACATACTGTATAATTAAATGTGATATTTTAATACGTTCCACCCTCTGGTTACGAGCTTCCAGCTCAACGTCTGCAAAGCCGTCGGGGGTAGTGCTTTTAACGATGCCATAGTACCCCTTGAATGTATTATtcccgacaacgatgacaCTCAAACCTATATAGACGTCGTTGTGGTCTCTTTCTCCAAGCTTTGACGAATGACGCTTTCGCGGGCGAAGAGTAGCATGGGCAGGGGGGACGTAGAATATGACTGTGTGGATGGGCACAATGACCTGAAAAATGTGTTGAACACTACTGAGACAAAGAGAATGACAGTTCACCTACTTCGCGTTCGTGCTCTGGGGCGATAATACAAACAGATCTTCCATCAAAGTCTGACACCCATCCATGGAGATCTTTGTGATCcccttcaacgacttcaacACTATCGCCTATCTGGAAAGCTGCACGTAGATCGTGTAGTGCAACTGCTTGTGTTATACCTTGGGAGGGGATGTGCACTTCCACCTCAGCGTCAGAAACACTCTTGACCGTTCCAAAAAGACCTAAGTATTCTCCACCAATAATTTTGACTCGATCATATCGTTTCAGTCGAGTCATGGAGATGGCTTTCGAGGCTTGCGCTAAGGTCTCCGTCGTTACAAATGGACACTCGCGAAATTGCTCCAACTCGGACGATGTTGGGAGGAcattggaaagatatttgagATCGATGGCGTCGAAATCCGTGATAATAAATCCATCCTGGAATATCCTGTCGAGGTGcgatttcttgatgttgtccGGAGGTCTGGGGATAAGAACAACACTTTTCCGACCCTGGAATGTGAACACAAGGCCGGTAGCATTTGCGTAGGTCGTCCAAGCCTTACgctttccagcaaccttgACCCACGATTGGTCTTCAGGGCGTGAGGGTGGGGGATGAGATAGGATCTCCATACATCTCTCCGAGGATAGCCTAACTAAATGTGTCGGATTAAGCTCTCTAACGAGGCAGGCTAACGTATGCGCATGTTGCATTGATGGCGCCTTGACGTAGATTCTCCCAGGAATTGAGGATTGAGCGAAGACAGACCGGGCAAGGATGATGGGAAATGTAGGGTTCGTTGACATCTGCATAATTTTGAAAGCGACGGCCTCTTCGCGTCCAACCTATCACTCGTAAGGTGATCAATAAATGCTGACTGAAGACTTATATTATTTTTGCGTACCTTGCAACCTATTTCATACATGATATCAGTCGCGGAAGGCATATAATTATTATCACCAAGTCCTCCTGGTTGGGGATTGCCATATTTCTGTATAAGTTCTCGTGAACTAGATGGCTCTATATCATTGTCAGGACGAATTTTCATGCGTGAAGGCAGAAGCATGGGCAACAAATCGCTCCATTCATCAGCGTTATCTGTATTTTGCATGGCATGATATAGCCGAGAGTGTGCAACacgttcctcatcctcagagTATTCATCGTTATCATTCACTGTATGTCAGAACCCATTAGCATCAGTACATATTGAGCAGAATATATGTAAATTATTGGAACATACGTAGTTGGCCCCCTTCATAatcaagctcttccgaactttcatcatcatcggaaacCGCTGCTTCAATGTCTATGAAGGGATTAATGTCCTGATTTTTTGAGATCATAATTAAATTTCCCTGAAGTTAGTGATTAGATGGAGGGTTGGATTAGTACACACTGTGCGGTTGCCTAGGCTGTCAAGTCGTCTGCGTTTATAACTAGACATTGTGGGTCTTAAAGACTGTTAATCGATGTTCATCTCACTTAATTTATCATCTTAACTTGtgataatttatttttagatactACACAACCTATTACTATGATAAGACGCTATGATGAacggaaagagaaaacatatgGTGAGAAACACGCTATTTCCGGAGCGATTCTTTAGGGTAGGTTTCCCGTCCTGAAGTCACGAGTTGGTTAAAAAAACGCCCCCTTACATCAGaacttgattgtttttctttccgttCGTCATAGCGTAGTACCCCTCCCCATAGATTTAACATACATTCTAATAAAATAGACATAGACAATACTCTAGACACTCTATAATAGTTTTCGTTCAGTTAAAATTCATCtagttgaaaatttgagacaccagaaaaaaacacacaaaaaaaagtaagtacccaaagaaatagaatgcaGGGTGAGACGTTGAAGTTTTGTAGTGCAAGCCCAGAAGATTTCCCCCATTGCCCGACTCCAAGCTGAAGAAATTCTGGCGTTTCCCTTCGAAACGCAGGTCGTTCGTCAGACTCTGGAAAACATGTTGCCAGAGTCGCACCCACTCCGCGTAGGTCTTAATTGGATTGCCATTTATGGTACTAATATCAAGTTTCTGTAGAGGATGGTGGATTTCCTCCGACGATATGAGGACTTCACCTTTTTGAATTACGATGTTTCATCATCGAGCATGCGAGCGGCCATCAAGTATAGGCAAAGCTTGGCTGCCCTTCAGAACAGCATCGTAGAGACACCCTGCGTAACCTCGGCTACATGGGAGCAGGCGGGTAGCTTATTTGCAGCATACCGTCTACTCGATCTCGTAGCGTTGTGGCCAGCAGCCTTTGGACCATCGTTGCCGGTGACCGTGCCCCTGAATGAAATACAGGCCAGCACAGGAACTAAGGAAATATTTTCACGGTTCAAGGTATGCGATCATGAAGTCACTCAATGTTAATTCTTAATtttcaaacaattattgTAGCTTGTAGATGACTTGAAGGACTGGCCGGCaatgctctgctctgccagGAAGCGCATCCTCAGAGCCGACTCTAAGTCGCACAGAAACATCAACACCCCTTCTATCAGTGACACGCCGTCATCCGCTTTCACCCAGGGCGGGCCCTCGGAATCAACGCTATTACTCTGTCTGGCGCGTAACCACTTCAAGGGTGTTGTGGGGAAAATAATCGGGAATGTGTACTGCGCCTCGCTACACTACCAAATCTTGTCAGGAATGCGCGGTATGAAGGACGATGAACACGTTCTACCAGACATTCCAACGGACACGGCTACTCTTGCAAATCTCTagtaagttttctttcctctatTCATTGATACAATCTGCTCAACATACCCTAGTGCAAGCGGCCATCCTGATGCTGCGTTGTTCCTCTCAGAGGTCACGCCATCTCATTTAAAAATTCCTCTGCATGTCGCCCTTTTCATATCCcccatccttctttttgtgAATAAATCTTGGTATTCTAAGAAATGTGACCGGGAGCAGCTGCTTAAAGTAGGtgtatccacatcctcccagtTTAACTTGGATTAACGCACTCCTTTAGGCCTCAAAAGCGCTCGGTAATTGTCGCCCCCGTGTTCTGCGTGaagtggagatggaaatttggaaaatCATTGCAGCGCAAAATTGCGACATCCAGTCAGCCTTATATAAACTTGTTATCTCAGACTACTGGATGGAATGCGAGCGGGTAATTGCACAAGATCCCGCGTTTCACTTTTTCATATGTGTGTTCTACGTACTgtaacaaaataacaatttAAACTAATAATTGGCCAGCGTCAACAAGCAGCGCCGAGGTTACAGCAAATTCTAACCTAGCAAGGCGCAGCACTGAACCACACGGTAAGTTATAAGCAAAGTCTGCGTCAATTACATGATTTAAATCCGTTTAAAACAGCTCAACTTCAGACCGTTTCCCATCATGGTGAAAAAACCACCTGTGAAGGGTCCGACGCAGACGCGGagggtgacgatgatcacGAAGTGGACACGACGGAAAtggtcagcatgggtcaacgggagaacggggacaatatggtccctacctcaaatatacagcctccggaagacacgtcttcagtggctggcaaggatgtcagcatgggtcaacaggagaacggggacaatACGGTCCCTACCTCAGATATACAGCCTCCGGAAGACACATCTTCGgtggctggcaaggatgtgCCCACGGACGAGCAACCTGGTTTGCCGCGGAGTGATGATATTGGATCTGGTCTACTTCAGACTGAGAATACTGGGCCCTCATCTGCAGGGGATTGTGAGATGAACGTCGATCCGGAGCAAGCTGATGTCgaccatcaaatggaggatggtccacataccaatggtccagaaaatttgggagaTGGCGGGGCTGGACAAGGAGCTGAAGGGTCTTCTGACGAGGCAAATCGTATGTCGGAAGTTCACGAGGGCGAAAAGCAGGGGCAAGACGGAGAACGACCCGACGAGGAGAACCGAATGTCAGAAgatggtgaggaggaaaggcCAGACGACAGTTCGTCGGACAATGAGACCGAGAAGCAGGGGCAAGGGGATGTTCCACCAGTCCAGGAGGACAGAATGTCGGTCGATGGAGAGGGGGTAGGCCCAGAGCAAAACAATGATTCCTCAGACATGGAGAGGAATACATTGGAAGACAGCCAAGGCGaaaaggagggggagaacgcacctcctgctcctcttaTTTTGAGGATTCCTCCTGTTTCCCAGATAAACAGGAGCAAAAACACCACGGCTGACTCCTctcagaaagggaaagggaagggccGGCAGGGCCTTTCCAAGCGGCCTCCCAAACGCAAGCCGACGCAGGCTACCGACACATTTGATTCGGACGACGACCTGTGTATTGATGTCGATCTGTACGACAGCAACACCACCCTTGATGTCGTCAGCACTCCGGAGAAGGTGTATGGCACCAAAGTTTGGTCCACCTACAACGGTCGTGGCCAACTTAAAAGTTTCTGCGTTGTTGCCCATGTAAGTCATTCtcgatattgattttttcgtcatttatttattctccaAACAAGAGTCAAGCCGACGTGGATCGTGTTGAAAGGGTTCTGGAATTGGTCGAGAGTGACTACGTCGATGGAGTTCCATTGCACATAGCACGTCCCGAAGAATCATGTTTTGCGGTATTCGACCGCAGCACCACGAAATCCATGTATCTGATGGAGTCTTTCTCTGAAAGGAACGTCGTCCTtatgtctccttctcaaGAGGAGTCTATTTCAACTTGCTCCGACGAGTTCTACAGCCAGGTACGTCGCCATATGGGTGATATGACGAGCACCAGGTCAATCCAAGGTGtgtttcctcttcgatgttttgatttttctttctgcgtcTCATGCTAATGGCCGTAACAGATATGTCGACCATGTCGTCTAACCCCATCGAGAGGATTAAGTGTGGGTCCCTCTCTCAGGTCATGGAAGCAGCGAggatgaaaggcaaaagaggaaagatccTCAATGCCCTCAACATCCCTTTACCTCATGCAGGCGCTCACTCTTTTGACTTGAGTACTGAGGCGGCTGCTCTTCGGGCTACATCTGGTAGCTGGAAGTATAGTACCCCCGTCCCATTTGGTGATATGTCATGGGGACTCGTAGCTACAGAGGGGGCATTTTCAGATATCCATATCGATGCCAATGGTTTCTGTTCCTTcatccaacctcttcatggACTGAAGCTGTGGATTATCATGTATCCCAGACGGTTGGATGTTGACCTTTCTTCTGACCGCCGTGTATTTCTGGGAGACAAGCTGGATTACGGGGAAACGCACCACCAAGACTGGATTTACGAGGCGATTGTTCTCGATAACCAGTCAGAACtgtatgtgatttttgaatgtcctacccatttgattatattgacgCTACTTTGAAAAACAGCTTCATGAGACCGAATACTCTACATATGGCGTATTCTATCTCCT encodes:
- a CDS encoding Transcription elongation factor SPT5 encodes the protein MSSYKRRRLDSLGNRTDINPFIDIEAAVSDDDESSEELDYEGGQLLNDNDEYSEDEERVAHSRLYHAMQNTDNADEWSDLLPMLLPSRMKIRPDNDIEPSSSRELIQKYGNPQPGGLGDNNYMPSATDIMYEIGCKVGREEAVAFKIMQMSTNPTFPIILARSVFAQSSIPGRIYVKAPSMQHAHTLACLVRELNPTHLVRLSSERCMEILSHPPPSRPEDQSWVKVAGKRKAWTTYANATGLVFTFQGRKSVVLIPRPPDNIKKSHLDRIFQDGFIITDFDAIDLKYLSNVLPTSSELEQFRECPFVTTETLAQASKAISMTRLKRYDRVKIIGGEYLGLFGTVKSVSDAEVEVHIPSQGITQAVALHDLRAAFQIGDSVEVVEGDHKDLHGWVSDFDGRSVCIIAPEHEREVLTDIVSSNREHINSAQDPGPSGGATPMPSTVASFLSPAWNPYSAIPVHSAVEIAELPSTVAHWLDTKYDKLKGLRLKVVDKSKGDHQVAMELLSLTDDTAHLALLGRTLTLPKSVLFPIHPVKKDDFVTPLEGDSMGIIFRIRSIDKDICVVHKYPVTRMKRGDTFPTFPTTSLIQIFPPSRGVKVVNM